The genomic interval gtaaaaattcaTTGAAGTGATGATTAATCAACTATTCAACttctcaacaaaaaaaaaaaataacaaagatttttattcattaaatATGAATCAAAGCTTACATATCAAGAactatcatatatatatatatatatatatattctaggTGCTGTGAGACAACAAATTACATGTTGCCACTTTGTTGGTGAATAGatttgataatttaaaaactcttaaaaacaaatataagagttttcaaatatttaattataaaaaaatcaatgttcatttaaaataaaaagaattaaaaattaaagaccaggattttatttttaatttttctaggAAGTGATCATTTCAATTAGTTTTGTCGAAATACATTTGGTGATTTTTAAAGGTAAAAGTGTTTAAtttgttattatatatatatatatatccataaaAGTTACTCTCTTggtcctttttctttatttctcattaaatcaaaaattttaattttatattaaatttagaataaatttataatatagaTGTTCAATGTTGGTATAtgaaagtaaatttataatatgaaaataataatattagaggtttataaaaaaagatatcatttaaaaaaatctcaaaagaaaaaagagagaacattaaattatctttttaatgtATAAGGGTTATTAGTTTTATTCCCTCAGTGCGCCACGCACTAAGTCAGCGTAAGATTTACTACTTAATCACGCAAACGCCACGTAGACACCCAAGACGATCCGCAAAATGTGTCTGAAAccgttttaatattatattttttattgattcgTATTTGTTTGCTTTGAATTTATGGTCATTTGCCTTTTGTTTAATaactttcattaaaaaaaaaaaaaactaaaggaATCCAATGCTAGAAGGAGATTATGATTGATGGGTTAAGGAGCGTGGAGTGAGGTGAGATGAGTCCACAGCTCCACGCCGAAGCAAAAGACAAATACACAAACTGGTATTCCAAGCTGTGAATTGGCAACTATGACCGGCAGGTTATAAACGAACGAGAAACGAGCGATCCAGTTTATTTAAATTGCCTTTAAGAGACGATATCGCGCGATCCCCTTGATCCCAATCGCCGACCATTTTCGTTTATTCTAATGATCCCAAAAGTGAAATCCCTACACTCCACAGAGAGTTGTAAGCGGGTCCTCTTACGTGGAAACGAACCTCTTGATTTGCTTCTCGTGGGTCCCATCTTCCAAGATCGGAAAGCCCCGCTTTCAAGCTTTTTGTTTTCGATGCTTTTAAATAGGATTGGTGAGTCGTGGCAGCGCAAGGAGACAGACAACAAATATACGCATCAAAATTCCAAGTAGCCTTCCACTTTTCCAATACTCTCGACGCCTGCAAGATTTCTGGGTTTGCAGGCAGAAGAAAAGGATGTCAAAAGTAGAGTCTGCCTCTGCTATGGCGCTACACAAGAGCAAGAGGAAGTCAGTATCATTTATAGCTGCAAAAAGGCGTTCAACAATATCAGCCCACAACACCAAACAAGAGGTAGTTAATTAGCTACTACTATTTTAATCAGTTCTTCCTGCATGCAGCATTCATATTAATCATTGTTGTCTTGTACACTTTTgcttagaagaagaaaagaggtcCGATGGGAAGAAAAACCTGGTGCTGCACCAGGTCTGTTGGGAGAAGCCGTAAGAAGTCCTCCCTTGAGGCAATCGTTCAGGTTTGGATAAATTCATCTGTTAATCTTGGGGTTTTGGGGCGGCTGTTTTTCTAATAAAACAATTGGATTATTGAAAcagaaaagagagaggaagaagaaaatgaaagctCAAGTGAAGGAGATGGAAGCGTTTGTGTCGCACATGAGAACCCAAATGGACTGCGGAAGTCGTTTGCTGCTGGAAGGAGAAGCAACAGTGGAAGAGTTTAAAGCACTAGTTGCCCAAATGGAGGAGGAAAATAAGCTGCACTTTATGATGATTCTACGGGGCGAGCTTCTTGCTGATCACATTCAGTTCACTATTCTCCCATAGCCAGACATATATAGCACTACTTTATGAGATGACCTACTTAAGTTTATGTCGAGGGGCATCTGGTATTGATTAAAAAGGGTAGTCCTTATGATGGTGGTACTTGGTGGTCCGATTGTGTTGCAGAATGagaagtgtatatatatatatatataaaaaatataaattaataataaagtaTAATGTTGTTTCATGTATGTCGTTAAAGGTATACGTCAAGTGGCCATGCTTGAATTAGAAGTGCCAACTCCCTAGAACAGCCTAAGAATGGAATGTTGATTAATGAAATGGGAAAAGATTGACTTTCCTTATATAGGTTACCCCAATGAACTTTTAGATGTATTAGATATAGAAAGAAATGAGACCTTTCTTCTATGttgtataaaaaaattgatataatatctaaaaaaatattaaattattaaaaaaatttaaataaattattattgttttattagattaaattaaatttttatatttttattttaagttaaacaaatttttataatagaTAGTTGACCACATGTTAGTAGTCAAAACATTACGTTGTCATTTTGATGCTACGTGAATATCACGTAATATGATGACATAttttaatgaataataatatgatatattaatataatgtAATGATATGATTATGTGATATTTTCATCATATACTTTAAAGTCAagtgaatataaaataataaatgataaaatctaaatttaaaataaaaatacataaatttaattaaatataataaaaataaaattttatttgactataaaaatagtttaaacaTTATGTGGACTTAAGAAATTGACGGGTTGTTATACAATGTCAAATATATCTATacaaaaaaagatttatttattcagTGATTAAAAGCAACATTTCATTATGTACGGATACGATGACTGAATGATGGATTCTAATGTCCTTGACTCTGACATGTTTAAGGTTGATCACAGCCATGCCTGACATAAGctttaaaacttgttttgaacGTTTCAACGATATTAGTAGGAGACCCACGCCATCTCGCGAGGTCAATGTTTTTTTAAACTGGTCCGaggatataatttttttaatttttgaaaatatatatgccTTTTTTCCTGGTCAAGCACATCTTAATATTAATgtaactaaaattttttactaatggtagtttaatttgattaagaagtaaaattaaaaagaaaaacatgatattttaattgaaaataattatttgtaaattatataatcaaaTGTTTCACACTATAAGAGGTGTGTTGAAATTAAttgatcatatttgattttctaagaatttatattttggGGCCGGTCAAACATTTATACATATTCCTTCTTATTATAATTTCCTATTTTGAACAATGATTtgctttttcaaaattgaatttatattggcTTGCAAAGTAATACTATCAAATTAATTAGAGCTCtcaattatattaaatttacaaaGAATTGAGTATTTTAATAATGACAAAAGTGGAAAAGGTTAgagtattaaaattttaaaagcaaataatttttttaatttacatttaaatcaaatcaaatcaaatcaaattcgTTAATTAATTAGATGACATGTGACGGTTAAAACTATCCACGTAGGACAATTTCCGTTTTgaccaaaaataattttgactgttatatattttatattagatTAAATTAGACAAGCAGTTTCATTTCACCTTTATGAAACTAAAGTATCCGAGTTTAACCATGATTAATTTAAAGGCACGTGAACAAGCATAAAAGATAAGTTGATGATCACTCCAGTAACGCGGAATATTTTAAGAAGATTTTGCCATGGACTTGCCACTGCAAAATGTTCTGAAGAAACCTAACTACTGAGCAGCTCTGCCCAATCTCCTCTTTGCCCTATAGGCCAGGAGTCCAGGAGAATAATGCATGAATTATCCATGGAAATTTTCTAATACCAAATAACTCATTAAGATTCCGGAGTGTGTTATTATTACCTGGTAGTTTTCCAAGCGGAATGACAACATAAAATTGTACAACAATTTAGGACCAGAAATGCTACCCCTAAACTCCATTGATTCAGCTTCTGTAGGCATGATGGTCCACATGGAAGACAAGTAACAGCACCAAGGGGGGAGGCAGGAGCAAGCAAGACCCATCAAAGCTTATCCTGCAAACCAAATATAGACCTCGTTACTGGATGATCAAGATGATTCAGTAGCTTCCTAAGATGTTATGCTGCCTTTGAGCACAGTATAAACAAGCAGTTATGACGAGTGAGTACATCTCAAACTCTGAACCCGCTATAAGCATGTGTTCCAAGTTCTCAAGATGACATCTACTTGCAGGGATCACTTGAGAAAATGAGAGGACAAAATCAATGGCCAAAAAATATGAGAATGCTCTTCAATAGTACTTTTACTGACCAAAGAGTAATAACATAATTCAGGGaccaatttgaaaatatagtgaatgatcttggattgaaaaaaataaataaataaaaagatatctcatttactttttcaacaaaatctGATGAGTTTGGAAGTGTTAGCAACAGAAGTGAATTATATGgtataaaatctcattttaaaGACATGAAGTAGAAATAATTTGGAAGCATTCTCTTAGAAGATAAGATGTTGTCGAGAAGAAATAGGTAAAGTTAAGGTTGATTACTCACATGATAATCATCCAAGTAAATGTGGatgttgttaaaaaaaaaaaacatctcAATTAGAAATTGAACCTTTTAATGGCAGTATGATTGAAAAGTTTGATAAGCTAAATATTCAAGGTCTAGTTGTAAAATCCAGTTGAATTTATATTCGCATTTTAAGTACACACACATTTCTCTCTTGAAGcagttatatttttaaaattctatttaaagtatttttttcattttcaaagcaGATTCATGAAGCATGGAAATatgttagttttttttaaaatttaatgagTTTGATTGCAATTTTAACCTATATTTAGGCTAATTTTagattatattaattaatattttttttgaaaggcttgtaatttcattacttataaattacaaaaacagGTAGTTGGctaaacaaaattatattaattatgttgttgGTTAGTTTTAGATTACATTAATTTATATTGTATTTAAAGTTTCAAATATTAGGGTGTTAGggttatatttcatattttacattttattaGGGTTTTggtttagttataaaaatttatgtaattttcCTTTCAATGAGCTTTTGAATGAtgaatatttgaaattttgaaatattgattATTGAGCTCATTCTATCGATTTTTTCACCCTTAGTTCTTGTGTGTCTGTTCCCCTCTAATGTTTCTTCTGAACTTCTAGTATCTATCTCTTATCCCTGCTTGGCCTACATCACACAGCTTGAATTCAAAGTACTCTCAATTTTGAAAACGCTTCAAAATCAATCATCCAAGCCAAACATTTGGTCTTACAGAAAGGCATATGCTCATTCAAAAACCTAATATAAGGCCtacattaataataatattcacTAAAACAGAATCCAACTAACAAATCCCACATGAATAAGGTCCTACTTTCCGAATTTTCATCTAATTACGGTGTGCATGCCTGAAATATACCTAGGCGGTGGTCCTGCATCATTTCCATAGCTTTCTTGTGTGGAGACATGGGACTTTGCAAACTGAATGTTAAGCTCAAGAATAGAAATTTAGGAATCAGAATTTGTTGTCCAGTTTCTCTTAGTTTCTTGGTCTTTATTATCAATGGTGCTACATCTATGAATAAAAAAGGTTAAAGCATGTCAAACACAAACCCTTTTGTATCTGTCTCTATAGCGCTCCCTGTTAGGGCATCGTCGATCATAAcccctttcctttcttctcctctctccTTCCTCTCTCTCGCTCTTCGAGCTTCCTGTAGATGTTGCTCTTATATCTACTTAAAAGACTATTCAAAGGAACCAAAGAAAGTTCATATAGAATTAGTGGATAAATATGAAGAGCAAAGGTTTATCAATAACCTTTTCTTCTTGTGCTTTTCTCACTTTCTCTGCTTCTTCAAACGCTTCTTTTTCCACCTGAAAGAttaaaataagtgaaaaataggcATCTCTATTGAGAAAATCATCTGTTAGTAAAAGGAGATAGAGCAGGGCAGACCTCTCAGTTGGCAAACACTTGAATCTTGGTCTACCACTTTTTTCACGTACTCAGGATCATCACAGATCAAAACGTTGTCAAAAACAGAACCAGCCTTGACCTAAGCATTATATTTCAAGATTGCATCGTATAAATGAAGGCTACCCTGAACTAGCAAACTGATACTTATGCTTGATAGACATACCTGCCAAACTTCAATGCCCACATATTTGATTGGCTTAAGCACATAAAGATCATGATCATCTTCAAACTCTGGAAAGAGACAAGAATATCATTCAAATCTTTGTTGCAAATTCTTAAATTCCAAAGATTCTTATCCTCAACGTACAACTATAaggaaatataaaaatgtattacAAATGCACCTGGATTATCAATATCAGGAATCTTCTTGTTGAGCAGTGGTTTTCTATCTTGCATTTGAGGTCTTCTACAAGTTATTAATGGTGGATTGCGGGAAATGAAGTTTGAAAAGGTAGAAGAAGAGCACATGGCTATATGAGATAAACAGTGGCGGAGCTAGCTAGGATTTTAGGTTTGaaggagaaaaataaaaaatttaatatttggaaggataaaattataaaatttgttaaaaaagggtaaaattataaatatttaaaacaaaaacaaggaaaatattataaatgttTGGAACTTTGGGgagggagggggggggggggggggcggcTGGGGCACCTGCTAGCCCCTCTCATTTTGCCTTTAGAGATGGAGACTATCATTTTGCTTCATTTCACTAGTCGTTTTATAAACAGTTTACTATTTACCTTTTATTGTTATTGATGTTTTTATTGAGTGTCTGTTGAGTATTATTTCGTTGCATTTTTGTTCCTTGTTCAGTATGAAACACGTGTAGAGTCTTGGAAATGTTGCTGGAATCTTTGGCATGGTATTTCATTTAGAAAACCGTCTATTGCTACATGGTGTTTAGGTATTGGTTTATTTGTTGACTTTCTCACTCTTGTATATAAGCTGCCTTAAAACTAATGAAACAGTGTGTTATAACACCCTTTTGTTCTACaaaatttttctctcttatgttctcttgatttctctttcaTACTCTGTTCTTCCTTTTCATTCATTTGTTCTTCAGATTATCTGTGATATTGcaacatggtatcagagcaccATAATAGATCTTAAGGgactatttctttttcattctccatttTTACTTTGCTACCTaatcatttttcactactattttcattttctatgacTATTTCAAGATTCAACACTTTAGCTCCACCAGTTCATTGGTGAAACCTATGCCTTCTGGTTTGTGAAGATGAAGTCCTACTTCAAGGCTTACTGCCTTTGGGATATAGTGGAGACAGGAAAAGAAGTAGCATAAAGACATGCCAATCCCACTCTAGCTCAGATTCGACAATTTGAAGAAGACAAAGCTCGAAAGGTATAAAGCTTTGTTTTActtataatttgttgtttttgaTGTGATTTTTACTAGTATTATACATTTAGATAATCCAAAAGATGTGTGGGATCATTTAAAGGATGAATTCTTTGGTAGTGATACTACTAGACAGATTCAATCCTTGATTTTGTTTAGGTAGTTTGAGATGCTTAGAATGAAGGATGAGGAAACCAttaggaaatttttggaaaaatgatgGCTTTGGTGAACCAACTAAAGCTATTGGGAAAGgtaatgacaaaaaaaagacTAGTTCATAAGATGCTAGTGAGTGTACCGGAAAAGTATGAATCCAAAGTTTCTTCATTAGAAGATTCTAAGGATATTTCACAGTTGACTTTGAAAGAGCTGGTAAATGCTCTAAAGGATGTTGAACAAAGAAGAGCATTTTGATAAACAACTTCAGTTGATAGTGCTTTGGTTgctaaaaccaaaaatatgAAACTTGGTAGTAGTAGttctaaaaaaaatgactttgggaaaaaggaaaaagggaagaaagtAGTGGATGACAAGGGTACTAGATGAGGTGTAAAATGAACTTGATGAAAAAAGAAGACATAGAAATGAACTTCTTGCTGTTAGGGGTACTAGATCATTGCAAGAGATTTATGCTCGGTGTCTTGTGGCTATATCATAACCTAAATTCTACAGTGAAACAACGAAGGACTCCAAGCGGATGCAAGACATGAAACAAGAGATGGATATGATTGAAAAGAACAAAACTTGGATATTGGTTGACAAACTACTTGACCAACATGTTATTGGGGTGAAGTGGATTTataaaactaaactaaatgtTGATGGCTCCACCAACAAATACAAAGTAAGACTTGTCGTAAAAGGTTATTCTCAAGTGCATGGGATTAACTACAATGAAACTTTTGCCCTAGTGGCAAAACATGATACTATCAGACTGTTGACTACTTTAACTGCTAAGGAATGGTGGAAATTTTGGTATCTTGATGTCAAGTCTACCTTCTGGAATGGTTACCCTACTGAGGATATCTTTATATAGCAACTTGAAGGTTTCGTGGTACCAAGAATAGAGAACAAGGTATGCAAACTGGTAAAAGCTCTCTATGGACTTAAATAGGCTCTTAAGGCTTGGTATGACAAGATTGATATTTTCCATATTTCAAAAAGATTCCATAAGAGTGCTAGTGAACCCATTTTGTATGTTTGTTCATTTGCTAATATTGTTAAACTGATCATCTCTTTATATGTTGgtgatttttttattgctgGATCGAATAGTTATGAATGATTACAAAGTCAAATTGATgagaaaatttgaaatgtCAAACCTAAGGGAGATGAACTATTTTCTAGGTTTGCAGTTTATTCAACGTGAAGATTATATTAGTATGCATGAAAGCAAGTATACTATTGAGTTATTGAAGAAGTTTCGTCTAGAAAATTATAAGGTTGTAAATATTCCACTGGTCCTAAATTGCAAGTTGAGTAATTGCTTGAGTTATTGAAGACCAAATTTGAAGTTTTGTGCGAGTTTGTTATCCTGTTTTATGCAGAAGCCTtaacaacaaaaagaatacTCAAGTGCATCAGGGGTACCATTGATTTTGGTCTTAAGTTTGAAAGGAATCAAAGTGGAGAGTTGGTTGGTCATTATGATAGCAATTAGGCATGGAGTTTAGATAACTCCAAGAGTACAGAAGGATATTATTTCTCGTTTGGTAATGCaattttttgttggaattCTAAAAAACAAGAGGTGGTTGCGTAGTTTTTTGCAAAAGCTGAGTATATTTTAGCTTCAGCTTCTAATCAAGCTATCTAGATTAAAAGCACTCGAGTATTTGGTTTATTAATTGGTGCATAATCCCCTTACTTAAAGAGTAGGGTTCGAATCCTCACTCCctcaattattaaaaaaaagctatCTAGATTAGAAATGTTTTGAGTGATCTGGATATTAGCAGAAAACAAGAACTCTTTTAATGattgataattaatcaacaatATCTATTGTGAAAAATCCaatttttcatggaaaaaCCAAGCATATCAAAGTTAAGTTTAATTCAATCCGAGAATCTATGAACAATGAAGATATTCGTGTTAAGCATTATAGTACTAATGTCCATAtagttgatatatatattcacCAAGTGTTTGAACAAGGAGAAATTTGTGCTTCTAAGAATTATGATGGGTGTCTGCAAGATGAACACCAAGGAGGTGTGCTGAGGAATGGTTTTCTATCTTGCAGTTAAGGTCTTTTACAAGCTGTTAATGGTGGATCGCGAGAAATGAAGTTTGAAGAGGTAGAGAAGAGCACACTTGGCTATTTATGAACAGTTTACTATATACTTTTTACTGTTATTGATTTTTTACTGTGTGTCtgttgaatattatttttttgcaattttttttcctttgttcaaTATAAAACACGTGTAGAGTCTTGGAAACGTTGCTGGAATCTTTGGCAtggaatttcatttaaaaaaccGTCTATTGCTATGTGGTGTTTAGGCATGGTTTATTTGTTGACTTTCTCACTCTTGTATATAAGCTGCCTTGAAGCTAATGAAACGGTGCGTTACAACACCCCTTTGTTCTGTaaaatttttctctctcatctTCTCCCGATTTCTCCTTCATACTCTAttcttccttttccttcatttGTTTTTCAGATTATTTGTGATATTGCAACACTTCCATTTCCCTTTATAATTTGGGTTCTTGATTTTTTGTAGTGATAAAGGAAGACTGTATTGATGAGATGTTGCagttaaaaaattaagtttcaCAGTTTGCTTGTTAGCTTCAAGCATACCTTTG from Theobroma cacao cultivar B97-61/B2 chromosome 5, Criollo_cocoa_genome_V2, whole genome shotgun sequence carries:
- the LOC18599241 gene encoding uncharacterized protein LOC18599241 translates to MSKVESASAMALHKSKRKSVSFIAAKRRSTISAHNTKQEKKKRGPMGRKTWCCTRSVGRSRKKSSLEAIVQKRERKKKMKAQVKEMEAFVSHMRTQMDCGSRLLLEGEATVEEFKALVAQMEEENKLHFMMILRGELLADHIQFTILP